Proteins from one Gimesia maris genomic window:
- the hisF gene encoding imidazole glycerol phosphate synthase subunit HisF translates to MLAKRIIPCLDVHAGRVVKGVNFLNLQDAGDPVEVAARYEEQGADELVFLDITASHEEREIILDIVRRTSEVIFMPLTVGGGIRTLEDIRALLNAGCDKVSINSSAVKDPDLIREAALRFGSQCIVVNIDPKRVQKDGKEFWEVHVNGGRVPTGLEAIEWAQKVEDLGAGEIVLTSMDADGTKDGYDLPMTRAVAEAVTIPVVASGGAGCPEHLYQILTEGKASAALAASIFHYGTHPVDETKHYLAERGIPIRFKSDVSLDRV, encoded by the coding sequence ATGCTGGCAAAACGAATTATTCCCTGCCTGGATGTCCATGCGGGGCGCGTTGTCAAAGGGGTCAACTTTTTGAATCTGCAGGACGCCGGTGATCCGGTTGAAGTCGCCGCGCGCTATGAAGAACAGGGAGCCGACGAACTGGTCTTTCTGGACATCACCGCCAGCCACGAAGAACGCGAGATCATTCTCGATATCGTCCGCCGCACCTCGGAAGTCATCTTCATGCCTCTCACCGTAGGAGGCGGAATTCGCACACTGGAAGATATCCGCGCGTTGCTGAACGCCGGTTGTGATAAAGTTTCCATTAACTCGTCCGCCGTCAAAGATCCGGATTTGATCCGCGAAGCCGCCCTGCGATTTGGCAGCCAGTGTATCGTCGTGAATATCGACCCCAAACGGGTACAGAAAGACGGCAAAGAATTCTGGGAAGTGCATGTAAACGGCGGTCGCGTCCCGACTGGTCTGGAAGCCATCGAATGGGCTCAAAAAGTCGAAGATCTGGGAGCAGGAGAAATCGTGCTGACTTCTATGGACGCCGACGGAACCAAAGACGGCTACGACTTGCCGATGACGCGCGCCGTTGCGGAAGCCGTTACGATCCCCGTGGTTGCCAGTGGGGGGGCCGGCTGCCCTGAACACTTATATCAGATTCTGACCGAAGGCAAAGCCAGCGCGGCGCTGGCTGCCAGCATTTTTCACTATGGGACCCATCCTGTTGATGAAACGAAACATTATCTGGCGGAACGGGGAATTCCGATTCGTTTCAAAAGCGATGTCTCTCTGGACCGGGTGTAA
- a CDS encoding DUF1559 domain-containing protein, giving the protein MKRLTFKRGFTLIELLVVIAIIAILIALLLPAVQQAREAARRSACVNNMKQLGLALHNYNETHGVLPPGAINPAGSGTIAGQPATNGLNHTGFILLLPFIDQAPLYNKWNFNIASSGATNGYFTAVAGGWPNSNTPLGQTLLPALLCPSDEGQTPEDRTDASYLATSAARSNYLFCAGGHSNGWPGGGLYSAYRESTGSLPNGKTGIQYQGMFGFNGAAKFKAVTDGLSNSIAMTEGCIYGKRDDAYSPLWAQHRYGGTFAVNHPNIDPSYINNKRYHINGPYDVLGATGAGTANDPRIYIEVASSVHEGGCHVLMGDGAVRFLSENMDHNQYALLTRIHDGQVIGEY; this is encoded by the coding sequence ATGAAGCGACTTACATTCAAACGGGGCTTTACGCTGATCGAACTGCTGGTGGTCATTGCCATCATTGCAATTCTGATTGCACTGCTGCTGCCCGCTGTACAGCAGGCACGCGAAGCAGCGCGGAGATCAGCCTGCGTCAATAACATGAAACAGTTGGGACTGGCGCTCCACAACTATAATGAAACCCATGGTGTACTGCCCCCCGGTGCCATTAACCCGGCAGGTTCTGGAACGATTGCAGGTCAGCCTGCAACGAACGGGTTAAACCACACCGGTTTTATTTTACTGTTACCATTCATCGATCAGGCACCACTCTATAACAAATGGAATTTTAATATTGCCAGCAGCGGTGCGACAAACGGCTATTTTACTGCTGTCGCAGGCGGGTGGCCTAACTCGAATACCCCACTGGGTCAGACTCTCCTGCCGGCACTCTTATGCCCTTCCGATGAAGGTCAGACTCCTGAAGACAGAACGGATGCCAGCTATCTCGCCACGAGTGCCGCCAGATCAAATTATCTGTTCTGCGCCGGAGGGCACAGTAATGGCTGGCCAGGGGGAGGACTCTATTCTGCTTATCGCGAATCGACTGGTAGCCTGCCGAATGGTAAGACCGGGATTCAATATCAAGGCATGTTTGGTTTCAACGGGGCTGCTAAATTCAAGGCAGTTACTGACGGACTCAGCAACTCAATTGCCATGACCGAAGGCTGCATTTACGGAAAACGCGATGATGCGTATTCCCCCTTATGGGCGCAACATCGTTACGGCGGAACGTTCGCAGTGAACCACCCCAATATTGATCCCAGTTACATCAACAACAAACGGTATCATATTAATGGCCCTTACGATGTCCTCGGCGCGACGGGCGCTGGTACAGCGAATGACCCCAGAATTTATATCGAAGTGGCCTCCAGTGTCCACGAAGGGGGCTGTCATGTTTTGATGGGAGATGGCGCTGTTCGCTTCTTAAGCGAAAATATGGACCACAATCAGTATGCCCTGCTCACACGTATCCATGACGGTCAGGTGATTGGTGAATACTAA